A window of the Cannabis sativa cultivar Pink pepper isolate KNU-18-1 chromosome X, ASM2916894v1, whole genome shotgun sequence genome harbors these coding sequences:
- the LOC115711364 gene encoding S-adenosylmethionine synthase 1, with protein METFLFTSESVNEGHPDKLCDQISDAVLDACLAQDPDSKVACETCTKTNMVMVFGEITTKANVDYEKIVRDTCRSIGFVSDDVGLDADNCKVLVNIEQQSPDIAQGVHGHFTKRPEEIGAGDQGHMFGYATDETPELMPLSHVLATKLGARLTEVRKNGTCPWLRPDGKTQVTVEYFNEDGAMVPIRVHTVLISTQHDETVTNDEIAADLKEHVIKPVIPEKYLDEKTIFHLNPSGRFVIGGPHGDAGLTGRKIIIDTYGGWGAHGGGAFSGKDPTKVDRSGAYIVRQAAKSIVASGLARRCIVQVSYAIGVPEPLSVFVDTYKTGKIPDKEILEIVKENFDFRPGMITINLDLKRGGNGRFLKTAAYGHFGRDDADFTWEVVKPLKWEKPQS; from the coding sequence ATGGAGACCTTCCTATTTACCTCCGAGTCCGTGAACGAGGGTCACCCAGACAAGCTCTGTGACCAGATCTCTGATGCCGTGCTTGACGCCTGCCTTGCCCAGGACCCTGACAGCAAGGTTGCCTGTGAGACATGCACCAAGACCAACATGGTCATGGTCTTTGGAGAGATCACAACCAAGGCTAATGTAGATTACGAGAAGATCGTCCGTGACACATGCCGTTCTATTGGATTCGTTTCTGACGATGTGGGTCTTGATGCGGACAACTGCAAGGTTCTTGTTAACATTGAACAGCAGAGCCCTGATATTGCCCAAGGTGTCCATGGACATTTTACCAAGCGCCCTGAGGAGATTGGTGCTGGTGACCAGGGCCATATGTTTGGTTATGCTACTGATGAAACTCCTGAGTTGATGCCACTCAGCCACGTCCTCGCCACCAAGCTTGGTGCACGACTTACTGAAGTCAGGAAGAACGGCACCTGCCCCTGGTTGAGACCCGACGGCAAGACCCAAGTGACAGTGGAGTACTTCAATGAGGATGGAGCTATGGTTCCCATCCGTGTCCACACCGTTCTCATCTCCACCCAGCACGATGAGACTGTCACAAATGACGAGATTGCTGCTGACCTTAAGGAACATGTCATCAAGCCAGTCATCCCCGAGAAGTACCTTGATGAGAAGACAATCTTCCACTTGAACCCTTCAGGCCGCTTTGTCATTGGTGGTCCACACGGTGATGCTGGTCTTACTGGCCGTAAGATCATCATCGATACCTATGGTGGTTGGGGAGCTCACGGTGGTGGTGCTTTCTCTGGAAAGGACCCTACTAAGGTGGACAGAAGTGGAGCCTACATTGTCAGGCAGGCGGCCAAGAGTATTGTTGCCAGCGGGCTTGCTCGTAGGTGCATTGTGCAGGTCTCTTACGCCATTGGTGTCCCAGAACCTTTGTCCGTCTTTGTTGACACTTACAAGACTGGAAAGATTCCAGACAAGGAGATCCTCGAAATCGTTAAGGAGAACTTTGACTTCAGGCCTGGAATGATCACCATCAACCTAGACTTGAAGAGAGGCGGCAATGGCAGGTTCCTGAAGACCGCTGCCTACGGACACTTCGGAAGGGATGATGCCGACTTCACCTGGGAGGTTGTGAAGCCCCTCAAGTGGGAGAAGCCACAGTCTTAA
- the LOC115717827 gene encoding tRNA (34-2'-O)-methyltransferase regulator trm734, with protein sequence MAVELEQSDSCCLQSSQYIGEISALSLLHFPHRLSSLPYLLAGSGSQLLVYDLELGNMVNSFDVFHGIRVHGISSSNIHSSKIAIFGEKRVKLYSLGLAQIGLDLTLLQSLPKFDSWVLDVCFLKGHWSSSQEQEANSHLVVGCSDNSVLLWDMSNSSLVLHVQSPDRSLLYSMRLWGNTDSLEALRIASGTIYNEIIVWKMVPRDDGMPSSHFYNYEAVHICKLVGHEGSIFRLTWSSDGAKLVSVSDDRSARIWEIEDKPSESVGISLFGHSARVWDCCVSDSLIVTAGEDCTCRVWGLDGKQLHMIKEHLGRGIWRCLYDPKFSILITAGFDSSIKVHQLQTSLSGSPEGHAEAKEIDRTNKFSVCIPRSSDHIGLTDSKSEYVRCLRFSHQDTLYVSTNNGYLYHAKLSHNGDVCWTKIVRASEKVPIVCMDLLSKPSKPCYEDKDWIAVGDGKGNMTVVRVSNVASPNADITLTWSAEKERQLLGTHWCKPLGYNYVFTADPRGALKLWRLWDPSQPFPYNSSASSNVSLIAEFTSCFGMRIMCLDASVEDEVLVCGDIRGNLVLFPLLKSVLESTIAVSDMKIAALSYFKGAHGISSVTSVSVSSLNSNQIEMRSTGGDGCICYLEYGIDRQNLEFIGMKQVKELSLIQSVCSDNKSDCDSSIAHFAAGFASVDFMIWNLKNETKVLQIPCGGWRRPHSYYVGDQPEIKNCFAYVKDEVIHIHRHWEPEGLGKIYPLNLHMQFHGREMHSLCFITEELQPGAKHSLLSRSSWIATGCEDGTVRLTRYTPGVENWSESKLLGEHVGGSAVRSICYTSRIHVISSDLAKSTVALNKDDVFVENIENPFLLISVGAKRVLTSWLLRNRKLHKTEDSTLAGEQHNATENGNSSEVSSSMSFQWLSTDMPPKYSSSDKYTKSIGKETGLQENVPGMKADEGTEDGKMELKSCTRDKCEDDWRYLAVTAFLVKYAGSRLTICFVVVACSDATLTLRALVLPHRLWFDVALMVSLSSPVLALQHVIIPTCLPSKENIQDRSVYIVISGATDGSVAFWDISESIETFMCWVSVLHVEKFIDCQKRPRTGRGSQGGRWWRSIGRSMSKNSTDSESITDKAGPAANLDFPNFVKHEIPSLKDASESSTTTSFEAIHVASNKSELDIDDSSSEICKICPSHVLKNLHQSGVNCLHVSDVKGCQSPDNGFVYNVLSGGDDQALHYLSFDLEFSSAEGKTEIITPEVINPITGQGCAKNFVKSYQNQNHGYRIRFLNRDKVLSAHSSAVKGVWTDGLWVFSTGLDQRIRCWRLGEQGKITEKAYVIISVPEPEALDARICSRGYYQIAVAGRGMQIAEFWCNS encoded by the exons ATGGCGGTAGAGCTAGAGCAGAGCGATTCATGCTGTCTCCAAAGTAGCCAATACATTGGTGAAATTTCAGCACTTTCTCTTCTCCACTTCCCGCATCGTCTTTCTTCTCTTCCTTACCTCCTTGCTG GCTCTGGTTCCCAACTTCTCGTCTATGATTTGGAACTGGGAAACATGGTAAACTCTTTCGACGTATTCCATGGCATTCGCGTTCACGGAATTTCTTCTAGCAACATTCATTCCTCTAAAATTGCCATCTTTGGTGAAAAGAGAGTCAAGCTATATAGCTTAGGCCTTGCCCAGATAGGCCTCGACTTGACGCTACTCCAATCCTTGCCCAAGTTTGATAGTTGGGTTTTGGATGTTTGCTTTTTGAAG GGTCATTGGAGTTCATCTCAAGAACAGGAAGCCAATTCCCATCTCGTAGTAGGATGCAGTGATAACTCTGTTCTTTTATGGGACATGTCAAACTCTAGCTTGGTTCTTCATGTTCAATCCCCCG ATAGAAGCCTTTTATATTCAATGCGCTTATGGGGTAACACTGACAGTCTTGAAGCTCTCCGTATTGCCTCTGGTACTATTTATAATGAG ATAATCGTTTGGAAAATGGTTCCTCGAGATGATGGCATGCCCAGCTCTCACTTTTATAATTATGAAGCTGTTCATATATGTAAACTAGTTGGCCATGAAGGTTCAATCTTCCGTTTGACATGGTCCTCTGATGGAGCGAAGCTGGTCTCTGTTTCTGATGATCGTAG CGCTCGTATTTGGGAAATAGAAGATAAACCATCAGAATCTGTTGGCATCTCCCTCTTTGGTCACAGTGCAAGAGTTTGGGACTGCTGTGTATCTGATTCT TTGATTGTCACTGCTGGCGAAGATTGCACTTGCCGTGTTTGGGGACTGGATGGAAAACAACTCCATATGATCAAGGAGCACTT AGGAAGGGGAATATGGCGATGTTTGTATGATCCAAAATTTTCTATACTCATTACTGCTGGATTTGACTCTTCAATCAAAGTGCATCAGCTGCAGACTTCACTCTCTGGAAGTCCGGAGGGACATGCTGAGGCAAAGGAAATTGACAGAACAAACAAATTCTCTGTTTGTATTCCTAGATCTTCGGATCATATTGGGCTAACAGATAG TAAAAGTGAGTATGTTCGTTGCTTGCGATTTTCACACCAAGACACCCTTTATGTTTCCACAAACAATGGTTATCTCTACCATGCTAAATTATCTCATAATGGTGATGTATGTTGGACAAAGATTGTGCGGGCTAGTGAAAAGGTGCCCATTGTTTGTATGGATTTGCTATCAAAACCATCCAAGCCTTGCTATGAGGACAAGGATTGGATTGCTGTTGGAGATGGTAAAGGGAACATGACAGTTGTCAGAGTTAGTAATGTTGCTTCTCCTAATGCAGACATCACCCTTACTTGGTCAGCGGAAAAAGAGAGACAGCTCTTGGGTACACATTGGTGTAAGCCATTAGGATACAA CTATGTTTTCACGGCTGACCCCAGAGGAGCATTGAAGCTATGGAGGCTGTGGGATCCCTCACAACCTTTTCCTTATAATTCTTCGGCCAGTAGCAATGTCTCTCTTATAGCTGAATTCACATCTTGTTTTGGAATGCGAATAATGTGTTTGGACGCCTCAGTTGAGGATGAG GTGCTTGTATGTGGAGATATACGTGGAAATCTTGTTTTATTTCCTTTATTAAAAAGTGTGTTGGAGAGCACAATTGCTGTATCAGATATGAAAATAGCTGCATTATCTTACTTCAAAGGGGCACATGGAATATCAAGTGTCACCAGTGTTTCTGTTTCTAGCCTAAATTCCAATCAGATTGAAATGCGATCG ACTGGTGGAGATGGGTGCATATGCTATTTGGAATATGGCATAGATAGGCAGAATTTGGAATTTATCGGGATGAAACAAGTGAAGGAATTGAGTTTGATCCAGTCTGTTTGCTCCGATAATAAATCAGATTGTGATTCGTCTATTGCCCACTTTGCAGCTGGTTTTGCATCTGTTGATTTTATGATATGGAATTTGAAAAACGAAACAAAG GTCTTGCAAATACCTTGTGGTGGATGGCGACGTCCTCATTCCTATTATGTTGGTGATCAACCAGAAATAAAGAACTGTTTTGCATACGTAAAG GATGAAGTTATCCATATTCATAGACATTGGGAACCAGAAGGTTTAGGGAAGATATACCCTCTGAACCTGCATATGCAATTCCATGGGAGAGAAATGCACTCCTTATGTTTCATCACAGAAGAATTGCAGCCTGGAGCAAAGCACAGCCTTTTATCTCGATCTAGTTGGATTGCTACTGGCTGTGAAGATGGAACTGTAAGGTTGACTAG ATATACTCCAGGTGTTGAAAATTGGTCTGAATCAAAATTACTGGGGGAGCATGTTGGTGGATCAGCTGTGAGGTCAATATGCTATACGTCAAGGATACACGTGATTTCATCAGATCTGGCCAAAAGTACTGTTGCCCTAAACAAAGATGATGTGTTTGTAGAGAATATAGAAAATCCATTTCTTCTGATTTCAGTTGGTGCAAAACGGGTCCTAACTTCTTGGCTGTTGAGGAATAGGAAATTACACAAGACAGAAGACAGTACACTGGCTGGTGAGCAGCATAATGCAACAGAAAATGGCAATTCATCTGAAGTGTCATCTTCTATGTCATTCCAGTGGCTTTCAACTGATATGCCACCCAAATATTCAAGTTCAGATAAATATACCAAAAGTATTGGGAAGGAAACTGGTCTACAAGAGAATGTGCCTGGTATGAAAGCTGATGAAGGTACAGAAGATGGGAAAATGGAGCTGAAATCTTGCACTAGAGACAAATGTGAAGATGATTGGAGATACCTGGCTGTCACTGCTTTTCTTGTGAAATATGCTGGTTCCAG GTTAACTATCTGTTTTGTAGTTGTCGCTTGTTCAGATGCCACATTGACGTTACGGGCTCTAGTCTTACCCCATAGATTAtg GTTTGATGTGGCATTGATGGTGTCCCTATCATCACCCGTTTTAGCATTGCAGCATGTTATCATTCCAACATGTTTGCCTTCTAAAG AGAATATACAGGATAGAAGTGTGTATATTGTCATTAGTGGTGCTACAGATGGAAGTGTTGCCTTCTGGGACATAAGTGAAAGTATTGAAACTTTTATGTGCTGGGTATCAGTTCTTCATGTGGAGAAGTTCATTGACTGTCAGAAGCGGCCACGTACTGGAAGGGGAAGTCAGGGTGGAAGATGGTGGAGATCTATTGGCCGTAGCATGTCGAAAAATAGCACAGACAGTGAATCAATCACTGACAAAGCTGGACCAGCCGCTAATCTTGATTTCCCAAATTTTGTTAAACATGAAATACCATCATTGAAAGATGCTTCTGAAAGTAGCACAACAACTTCTTTTGAAGCTATTCATGTTGCCTCCAATAAGTCAGAATTGGACATAGATGATTCTTCATCTGAAATATGCAAAATATGTCCTTCACATGTTTTAAAGAACCTTCACCAATCTGGTGTTAATTGTCTTCATGTTTCGGATGTGAAAGGTTGTCAAAGTCCTGACAATGGTTTTGTTTACAATGTACTTAGTGGAGGTGATGATCAAGCTCTCCACTATCTTAGCTTTGATTTAGAATTTTCATCAGCAGAGGGGAAAACTGAAATAATAACACCAGAAGTGATAAATCCCATCACTGGGCAAGGATGTGCTAAGAACTTTGTTAAATCTTACCAAAATCAGAACCACGGTTATAGGATCAGATTCTTAAATCGTGATAAAGTTCTTTCAGCTCATTCCTCTGCTGTAAAAG GTGTCTGGACAGACGGTTTGTGGGTGTTTTCCACTGGTCTAGATCAGCGGATCCGTTGTTGGCGTCTTGGGGAGCAAGGTAAAATAACAGAGAAGGCCTATGTGATCATTAGTGTGCCAGAGCCAGAAGCATTGGATGCTAGGATCTGCAGTAG GGGATACTATCAGATTGCAGTAGCAGGGAGAGGAATGCAAATAGCTGAGTTCTGGTGCAACTCATAA
- the LOC133031696 gene encoding uncharacterized protein LOC133031696 isoform X3, protein MAVELQQSDSCCLQSSQYIGEISALSLLHFPHRLSSLPYLFAGSGSQLLVYDLELGNMVNSFDVFHGIRVHGISSSNIHSSKIAIFGEKRVKLYSLGLAQIGLDLALLQSLPKFGSWVLDVCFLKGHWSSSQEQEANSHLVVGCSDNSVLLWDMSNSSVVLHVQSPGY, encoded by the exons ATGGCGGTAGAGCTACAGCAGAGCGATTCATGCTGTCTCCAAAGTAGCCAATACATTGGTGAAATTTCAGCACTCTCTCTTCTCCACTTCCCGCATCGTCTTTCTTCTCTTCCTTACCTTTTTGCTG GCTCTGGTTCCCAACTTCTCGTCTATGATTTGGAACTGGGAAACATGGTAAATTCTTTCGACGTATTCCATGGCATTCGCGTTCACGGAATTTCTTCTAGCAACATTCATTCCTCTAAAATTGCCATTTTTGGTGAAAAGAGAGTCAAGCTATATAGCTTAGGCCTTGCCCAGATAGGCCTGGACTTGGCGCTACTCCAATCCTTGCCCAAGTTTGGTAGTTGGGTTTTGGATGTTTGCTTTTTGAAG GGTCATTGGAGTTCTTCTCAGGAACAGGAAGCCAATTCCCATCTCGTAGTAGGATGCAGTGATAACTCTGTTCTTTTGTGGGACATGTCAAACTCTAGCGTGGTTCTTCATGTTCAATCCCCCG
- the LOC133031696 gene encoding uncharacterized protein LOC133031696 isoform X2, producing the protein MAVELQQSDSCCLQSSQYIGEISALSLLHFPHRLSSLPYLFAGSGSQLLVYDLELGNMVNSFDVFHGIRVHGISSSNIHSSKIAIFGEKRVKLYSLGLAQIGLDLALLQSLPKFGSWVLDVCFLKGHWSSSQEQEANSHLVVGCSDNSVLLWDMSNSSVVLHVQSPGNAHQDDIWQRCIG; encoded by the exons ATGGCGGTAGAGCTACAGCAGAGCGATTCATGCTGTCTCCAAAGTAGCCAATACATTGGTGAAATTTCAGCACTCTCTCTTCTCCACTTCCCGCATCGTCTTTCTTCTCTTCCTTACCTTTTTGCTG GCTCTGGTTCCCAACTTCTCGTCTATGATTTGGAACTGGGAAACATGGTAAATTCTTTCGACGTATTCCATGGCATTCGCGTTCACGGAATTTCTTCTAGCAACATTCATTCCTCTAAAATTGCCATTTTTGGTGAAAAGAGAGTCAAGCTATATAGCTTAGGCCTTGCCCAGATAGGCCTGGACTTGGCGCTACTCCAATCCTTGCCCAAGTTTGGTAGTTGGGTTTTGGATGTTTGCTTTTTGAAG GGTCATTGGAGTTCTTCTCAGGAACAGGAAGCCAATTCCCATCTCGTAGTAGGATGCAGTGATAACTCTGTTCTTTTGTGGGACATGTCAAACTCTAGCGTGGTTCTTCATGTTCAATCCCCCG